In Maribacter dokdonensis DSW-8, the genomic stretch GCCATGTTTGCTGCCCGTTATAATAAGGTGGATGTTTTAGAAATTCTCATTGATAATGGTGCGGATCTAAATCTAAAAAGTAACCAAGGCTATACCGCGAAACGTTATGCGGAATTATCAAATGCAACCGATGCTCTTGAACTTATTGAAATTTCAGCTGGCAGTTAATTATTTCAATTATTGTTGTAATTGAAAAAGCTTAAAGAACAAGAATGTCAATTTGATACGGTGTAAGTGTTAAATATATATTATTTAATTCTTAAATTTAAGAATATCTTAATTGTTTATATGTAAATTTATAATATTGATAATTTTAACACTAAATAAAATATAAATATTATGAAAAAAGTAATTGCATTTTTATTCTGTATAGGGGTGTTCTCGATAGCTAATGCCAATGTAAACGGTATTGAAAATTCTAATACATATACTATTGAATCTATTACCGTAAATGATGAAATTAGTTCATTATGTAAGGCGGTAATTAAGGGCGATGTAGATAAGGTTAGAAGTTTAATAGCAACGGGGGCGGAGCTTAACGAAAAATCTTTAGGACTAACACCGGCGATGTATGCTGCACGTTACAATAAGGCAGAGGTATTAAAAGTTTTATTGTTGAACGGCGCAAATTTAAACATTAAGAGTGATCAAGGCTACACTGCTAAAGACTATGCCAAGCAATCTAATGCTAAAGATGTATTGGAGGTTATAAAGCAAGATTCTTAAAAATTAGATACTTAAATTTGAAAAGGCCCATTGAAATTTCAATGGGCCTTTTTTTAATTAATACAAAATTCTACTCCAAATAGTGTTCAGGTAAAAGAGTAAAACGCGTTAAAAATCAAATCCGTTTACGGCTCTAACAACGAAGGCATACATTGCCATAAATATCATTAGGGCGCAAAACACCGAGTAGACTTTTAAAAATGTAACCAATATTTCTGGTTTACAGTTTTCAAATGCCTGCACGTACAAGTTTTTGAAATGTGTAATTGTTCCCATTATAGTGTTCTTCTATGATTAAATCATAGCTATAAAGGCAATAGATAAATGGTAAAATAAGCTTGGGACTTACCCAAAGTTACAAAAATATTGGTAGCGTATAGCGAGCACTAGATGAAGTGTAAAAAAAATCGGATTAACCTTGATTTTTATACTTTGCTATAGCTTCTTTTATTTTTTCTATTCTATTTTCTGGATCAGGGTGGGTACTTTGAAATTCAGGAGTACGGTTGGGTCCGCCCGCTGCTTTTAAAATTTCCATAACCGTGATCATTTCATAAGGGTCATATCCAGATTGAATCATAAAAAGAACGCCAAGTTCATCACTTTCCAATTCATCGCCCCTCCCATTTTTTAATAAAGTACTTTGACCTATGCTGCCAACAATACTTCCCATGTCTCCAGCACCAACGGTTGCACCCATGGTTGCTGTTTGCCATGTTTGGCTATCAGCTATTCTTTCAGCGGAATGTCTACCTATTACATGACCTATTTCATGACCTAGTACACCGGCCAGTTGAGCTTCGTTCAATTGTGAGAATAAAGCGTAGGTAATAAAACATTGTCCGCCTGGCAATGCAAAAGCATTAATGGTCTGGTCATCTGCCAA encodes the following:
- a CDS encoding ankyrin repeat domain-containing protein; translated protein: MKKVIAFLFCIGVFSIANANVNGIENSNTYTIESITVNDEISSLCKAVIKGDVDKVRSLIATGAELNEKSLGLTPAMYAARYNKAEVLKVLLLNGANLNIKSDQGYTAKDYAKQSNAKDVLEVIKQDS
- a CDS encoding DUF6747 family protein, whose amino-acid sequence is MGTITHFKNLYVQAFENCKPEILVTFLKVYSVFCALMIFMAMYAFVVRAVNGFDF
- a CDS encoding M48 family metalloprotease, translating into MRRGSWKIRIFIGLAIVAFAFIQKCSNIEENPYTGRSQHITMTPDQEIAIGLQSAPEMAQQHGGLYPDQRLQSFVSSVGNKLVQNSIARETPYEYDFHLLADDQTINAFALPGGQCFITYALFSQLNEAQLAGVLGHEIGHVIGRHSAERIADSQTWQTATMGATVGAGDMGSIVGSIGQSTLLKNGRGDELESDELGVLFMIQSGYDPYEMITVMEILKAAGGPNRTPEFQSTHPDPENRIEKIKEAIAKYKNQG